The Pseudoalteromonas rubra region CTCTTGTTGTTGTGCTTGTGTTGGGCCTGTCTCGTACGGGTCTTCCACCGAACAAGCACTCAGCAGGTATATGACTGGAACAAATGGAAGTAATTTGTAAATATTCAAGGTGGCCCCTTAACCTGTACGGCTTAATAACTAGGTCTTTAGTATTATAAATTGATTGTTAACCTTACTGCAATCGTTAACTATTAATATTACGGCCTTTAAAGCCTGCATTTTACTGCTTACTTTATAGGAGTAAGAGATTATTTTTATTATAGTTGTTCTAATCAAAATCTCTGTCCAAAATTGTTTACGTTTTGCTAGTCTGGGGTCTATTCTTAGAGTATGATCCCGGCAAAAGGTAGAAAACCGTTTTGAGGAACAAATGCGTTTAGAAATTCACTGTGCCGATCGGATCGGTATTGCGCAGGAAATTTTGAATATCCTGGTCAAGTACCGGGTTGACTTGAAAGGAATAGAAGTTGATTCCGTTAATTGCAGAATGTATGTGAGTTTCCCCCCCATAGAATTTGAACAGTTTCAGAAAATCATGCCTGAGATTCGACTGATAGATGGGGTAGAGGATGTCAGAACAACCGCTTTTCTGCCTTCTGAGCGTGAGCATAATGAGCTTAACACCTTATTAAGTGCGCTTCCCGATGGTGTGATTTCCATTGACGCAAAGGGGTGGGTGCGCCATTGCAACGATGCCGCTTGCCGTGACTTGAATCAGCCTGAGCCCGATATTATTGGCGCAAATATTAATAACCTGCTGAAAGGGTTTAATTTCACCCGCTGGTTGGAAGGCAAAGATGTGCTTGGCCAGACAACGCGAGTGGAAGTCGGCGGGGAAGACTTTATTGCCGATATCTTGCCGATTTCTGTACCGCAAGGCCCTGAGGGTGATGTGCTTGCCGGCGCAGTGATTAATATTAAATCACAAAGCCGCCTTGGTCAGCAGGTCAGTGCATTTCGTCGTTACGGTCAGGAAAGTTTTGCGGCGATCCACAGCCAAAGTACTGCTATGCGCCGTGTCGTGCGTGAAGCCCGTAAAATGGCTCAACTCGAAGCGCCGATATTAATTACCGGCGAAACCGGTACAGGTAAAGAGTTGCTGGCCCGCGCCTGCCATTATGCTTCTAATCGTTCATTAAAACCTTTCATCGCGCTGTCGTGTGCTTCACTGCCTGACGACGTTGCAGAGTCTGAACTGTTTGGGTATGCCGGTTATGAAGAAAACAGCGCGCCTAAACGTGGCGTTTTGGAGCAGGCAGACGGGGGAACTGTGTTCCTCGATGAAGTCGGGGAAATGTCAACTCAGTTGCAAACCAAATTACTACGCTTCTTGCAAGATGGTACATTCCGCAAAGTCGGCGATGAAAATGAAGTTAAGGTAAACGTGCGTATCATTGCGGCGACACAAAAGGACTTGCCTGCTATGGTTCAGGAAGGCAGTTTCCGTGAAGATCTCTATTATCGCATCAATGTGCTGACACTGGAGATTGCACCGCTACGAGATCGTAAAGCTGATATCAAGTCGCTTGCAGAGCACTTTATTCAGAAGTATGCGCAGCAAAGTGGTCATGCGACACCGGCTCTGGATGAGGAATGTTTGCAATTCCTGGAGCAATATCCCTGGCCTGGTAATGTCAGACAGCTCGAAAATGCCATTTATCGGGCTGTATCTATGCTGGACGACAACGAATTGCGCATTGAGCATTTGCAGCTTCCGACCTTTACCCATGACCTGGGCTATCTGGAGTCTGATTTTGAGGGGACGCTGGAGCAAGCTGTTAAACGGTTTGAAGCGACCTTATTAAGAAAGCTCTACCCGGCTTATCCCAGCTCGCGTCAGCTCGCTAAGCGCCTGGGTTTGAGTCACACCGCGGTAGCAAACAAGCTGCGGGAGTACGGGATTAACCGTAAAACTGTCAAGGTATAACAAAAGGGGATGTCAACATCCCCATTTTTTGTTGGATCTTGCGTATAGCTAGTACACCGCTTATTGCTTAGTCCCCATGTTTTTGGTTACGCCATCCAATTTAATATTTTCAATACCTTGCTCAGTAAATTCGACAGTGACGCTGAGGTTGTTGCGAACCAGGAAGTAATCTATGTCATTCAGGCGCAGCACATAGTCTCCTTTCACAGGACTTTTAAACTGCTTTTTGACGAGCTCAAGTTTATGATCACCAAGCTGCCAGCTGAACCCTTCAATAAAACCCGGGTTAAACTCCTGGATCCAGACTTTAGAATCATCTTTACTCAATGTGATAGCAATGGAATACGATTCTGGTAGCTGAGCCATATCATAGCTACGATCACCAATGCGAAACTTTTGTGCACCACTTTGCCAGCCGAAACCAAAGCTGAATTCTTTCTCTATACCGGTAGGGTAGGTCAGTTGCCCTGTACCGGGAAAATCAAAGTCAGCCCAGGCATGGCCAGCACTAAGAAAGATCAATAAATACGCAAGCTTGGTTATATATTTCATAAAGTTACACTCTTATAAGTCTTGCATAAAAGTTAATGCACAAATGCTTTTTTCGCAAGTTGTACACTCATAAGAGGGGGGAATTCTTACTTGTTCTGAAGCCCGGCTATGCTAGACTCGGGTTTTATGTCAACTGGTTGGACCAACAAAATGAATTTGTATTTTCGCCTACTATGGTTGTTCTGGCGGATCCGTCGGAATAAAGCGACACAACCCTTGCTCGATGTCATTGATATTAATTTCAGAGCTTTGCCCAGTGACTGTGATATCAATTTACACCTGACGAATTCCCGTTATCTGGCCATGATGGATCTGGCGCGTACCTGGATGACCGAACGCGTGGGATTGTTTGCAGCCATAATGAAACGTCGCTGGTTCCCGATTGTAAATGCGACAGCCATTACTTATATTCGTGATATCAAGCCATTACAAGAGTTTACGGTATCTACTAAGTTAGTCGGTTGGGATCACAAGTATTTTTATATAGAGCAAAGGTTTCACTCGGAGCGGGGGTTGCACGCCATTGCTTATGTCAGAGGCGTATTTAAAAGTCGCCAGGGCGTGATAAGCGTGGAAGAAATGCTGGAAGTTGCTGGATTTGACGGCGAAACACCTGTCTTACCAGAAGAAATAGTGCACTGGAAAGCCATGCTGGAGCAAAAGAAAGCACGTAACACTAAGGTAGCATAAAGGGCCTGTGTAGTGGCCCCTGGGGATTGAGAAAGTAACTCTGTGGAGTGCCCACACTCTGTGGGCACCTTAAACTGTTAAAACTTGTACTTCACACCAAACATTGCAACAATCGGGTCAAGCTCAACATCGGAAGTTAGTGCTTGCTTACCATCTGCGTAAACGGTTGCATCGGTATTGATGTCCATCTTAGAAACCATACCGTGCAGGCCCCACTTTTCATTCAGGTCGTAGTTGAAACCAACTTGCAGGGCTACGCCAAACGAGCTGTCCAGATCTACTTTAACATCGTCTGTGCCCAATACACCTTTAAGTGCAGCACTGGCTTCTTCGTCAAAGAATACGGTGTAGTTCAGACCAGCACCGATAAATGGGCGGAACTTGTCATTGGCACCAAAGAAGTGGTATTGCGCCAATAATGTTGGTGGTAAGTGCTTCACAGAAGCAATTTCTACGCCGCCTAATTGTGTACTAGGATTGCCTGGAATATAACCTTCACCTTCAACGGTATGAGAAAAAGGTGTGGCTGCAATTAGTTCAAAGACAATATTGTCATTGTACTGATAGTCAAATGTAATACCCAATTGTGTATCTGAGTCCGCTACCAGACCCGCTGTTTTGATTTCGTTGAGCGCTGAGCCTGTGTCACTTGGATTAACGTTAATCGCACCTACATTCACACTGAACTGAGCCTGAGCCAGTGGTGCAGTTAACATAAGTGTAGATAGGATAGCTGCAGTAAGTTTTTTCATTTTCATCTCCTGAACCTGTGCAAGGTAAATCTTTTTGTTGCAGCTATCATAGGGCGATGAGGCTTTTCAAAAGCTGTTCTAGATCAATATTCAAATTGCGAATTTTCAGAAAAAATTGAAAATTTGATTTAGATTAAGTTTTGCCAGCCAAAACGGGAGGCTATGTGCAAAAAACAGCCATTCAATCGGAACTTGCGTGTTGTGTCTGATCTGAATACTTTATGGTATCGAGGTGAATGACAAGCACATTTCTAAAATCTGGACCAAGCTTTTTAAACCGTTTGTACTGAAAGAGAGTGAAAGAGTGGTTGAACAGCTACTGTCTTTGTGATTGAAAGGTGCGAAATTTAAGAGTAGATGTTTGCATGAGGGGGCAATAAATGCCCCTTCAGATACGATTGAGCATTATTTCAGGTATGCGCCAGTAATACGCCCTTGATTATTTGGACTGTTAACACACTTATCAAAGATTACTTGTACTTTTCTGTCGGACAGCTGAGCGGCCATGAGTAGCGAGAAAATCGCATCATATTTTGGATGGTTGCCTTCAAGCAGATAACGAGAACCAGAACAACCAGTAGCTACCAAATCTACATAGGTTGCACCTGAAGTCATGCTATAAATGTGTAGGTTTTTTGGTACTGTAGGTGCCGTTGTGGCAGCGAATGTGCTAGAGGACAAAAATGTGGCGAGCGCAATAAGAGTTTTTTTCATAATAAATTCTTCCAATGAAATTATAATAATGTTCCTTTATTGTACCCGAACACTGCCATTAGGTAAATGGTGGTAGGGCAAGTTGTTATTTAATTATCCTGGATTAGTTCTGTGTCGCATCCCCCCAGGTGTTTTAATAGTTCATTGAGGTGGCTTTTGGTGGCGTCATTAAGCATGTCACGATTGAAACGTAAGGCCAGTTGGCATATTTTTGTGTCGACAAACCCTTCCACTGCAACAATGCGTACAGGCATCGCGTATAACGGCGCAATCAGTAAGTTACCGCCATCCAGATCAAAGACATCCAGCTCCAGCTCGTAGGTACTAAACAAGTGCATTTCTCGACTATAAGGCGATTGTAATAACATGCCGGATTGACTGATGTTTTTCACATGGCCGGATAAGGTTCGGCTGCCAGTGCGGATCCGAACGCTGTGTTCTGGCAGTCCAGATAATCGGATGGCTCCGCGTCGACTGATGGTGCTCCAGGATTTATGAACGGCTTCTTCGAGTTTATCAGCAGTAAAGGGC contains the following coding sequences:
- the tyrR gene encoding transcriptional regulator TyrR translates to MRLEIHCADRIGIAQEILNILVKYRVDLKGIEVDSVNCRMYVSFPPIEFEQFQKIMPEIRLIDGVEDVRTTAFLPSEREHNELNTLLSALPDGVISIDAKGWVRHCNDAACRDLNQPEPDIIGANINNLLKGFNFTRWLEGKDVLGQTTRVEVGGEDFIADILPISVPQGPEGDVLAGAVINIKSQSRLGQQVSAFRRYGQESFAAIHSQSTAMRRVVREARKMAQLEAPILITGETGTGKELLARACHYASNRSLKPFIALSCASLPDDVAESELFGYAGYEENSAPKRGVLEQADGGTVFLDEVGEMSTQLQTKLLRFLQDGTFRKVGDENEVKVNVRIIAATQKDLPAMVQEGSFREDLYYRINVLTLEIAPLRDRKADIKSLAEHFIQKYAQQSGHATPALDEECLQFLEQYPWPGNVRQLENAIYRAVSMLDDNELRIEHLQLPTFTHDLGYLESDFEGTLEQAVKRFEATLLRKLYPAYPSSRQLAKRLGLSHTAVANKLREYGINRKTVKV
- a CDS encoding thioesterase family protein, encoding MNLYFRLLWLFWRIRRNKATQPLLDVIDINFRALPSDCDINLHLTNSRYLAMMDLARTWMTERVGLFAAIMKRRWFPIVNATAITYIRDIKPLQEFTVSTKLVGWDHKYFYIEQRFHSERGLHAIAYVRGVFKSRQGVISVEEMLEVAGFDGETPVLPEEIVHWKAMLEQKKARNTKVA
- a CDS encoding OmpW/AlkL family protein, giving the protein MKKLTAAILSTLMLTAPLAQAQFSVNVGAINVNPSDTGSALNEIKTAGLVADSDTQLGITFDYQYNDNIVFELIAATPFSHTVEGEGYIPGNPSTQLGGVEIASVKHLPPTLLAQYHFFGANDKFRPFIGAGLNYTVFFDEEASAALKGVLGTDDVKVDLDSSFGVALQVGFNYDLNEKWGLHGMVSKMDINTDATVYADGKQALTSDVELDPIVAMFGVKYKF
- a CDS encoding response regulator produces the protein MQDVSFLVVDDCQLVRNLVRSTLVNRLGAENVYTAEDGKEALELLDARHIDIIIADWQMPNLDGEELLKRVRKSKKHSKTPFIMMSSLSDREHVVCAIQNGVSQYMMKPFTADKLEEAVHKSWSTISRRGAIRLSGLPEHSVRIRTGSRTLSGHVKNISQSGMLLQSPYSREMHLFSTYELELDVFDLDGGNLLIAPLYAMPVRIVAVEGFVDTKICQLALRFNRDMLNDATKSHLNELLKHLGGCDTELIQDN